Proteins from one Leptospira saintgironsiae genomic window:
- the odhB gene encoding 2-oxoglutarate dehydrogenase complex dihydrolipoyllysine-residue succinyltransferase, translating to MSIEIKVPEMGESITEATIANWVKKEGERVEQDEVLVELETDKVTMEIPAPSAGVLQKINKKSGETVKIKEVIGIIDPSASAKSTPTPSTPSTTNTAPTNTTNATQNDTLPPAVRKLIDDNGLNPASISGSGKNGQITKEDVLNAISNKQSAPAAAVSAAPAAAKSAPSPEIPKAVPAASRSNLPRENVVPMTKLRQTIANRLVAAQHNAALLTTFNEVDMSAVMDLRAKYKDKFKDAHNINLGFMSFFTKAVIGALKFVPAINAEIRGTDLVYKNYFDIGVAVGGPKGLVVPIVRDADLLSFAQVESEIARLANKVKDGKIDLSDMEGGTFTISNGGIYGSMMSTPILNPPQSGILGLHNIVKRAVVVNDQIVIRPMMYVALSYDHRVVDGKEAVTFLVKVKEAIEDPTRLLLEV from the coding sequence ATGTCGATAGAGATCAAGGTTCCCGAAATGGGTGAATCCATTACGGAAGCAACAATAGCAAACTGGGTAAAAAAAGAAGGCGAACGAGTAGAACAGGACGAGGTCCTGGTAGAATTGGAAACCGACAAGGTGACCATGGAGATACCAGCCCCCTCGGCGGGAGTTCTCCAAAAGATTAACAAGAAATCGGGGGAGACGGTCAAGATCAAAGAAGTGATAGGAATCATAGACCCTTCTGCCTCCGCAAAAAGCACTCCTACTCCAAGCACTCCTTCCACAACAAATACAGCACCAACTAACACGACTAACGCAACGCAGAACGATACACTTCCTCCTGCTGTTCGTAAACTAATAGATGATAACGGATTAAATCCTGCTTCTATCTCTGGCTCCGGTAAGAACGGACAGATCACTAAAGAAGATGTGTTAAACGCAATTTCAAATAAACAGTCAGCACCTGCGGCCGCAGTTTCCGCGGCTCCTGCAGCGGCTAAGTCTGCACCTTCTCCTGAAATTCCTAAAGCGGTTCCTGCTGCTTCTCGTAGTAATCTTCCGAGAGAAAACGTAGTTCCGATGACTAAACTTCGCCAAACAATTGCGAATCGTTTAGTTGCGGCTCAACATAATGCAGCTCTTCTCACTACTTTTAACGAAGTGGATATGAGTGCTGTGATGGATCTTCGCGCTAAGTATAAGGACAAGTTCAAAGACGCGCATAATATCAATTTAGGATTTATGAGCTTCTTTACTAAGGCGGTAATTGGAGCTTTAAAATTTGTTCCTGCAATCAACGCAGAAATTCGCGGTACTGATCTAGTTTATAAAAACTATTTCGATATCGGTGTGGCTGTTGGAGGTCCAAAAGGACTCGTAGTTCCGATTGTTCGTGATGCAGATCTTTTAAGCTTCGCTCAAGTAGAATCCGAAATTGCTCGCCTCGCCAATAAGGTGAAAGATGGAAAAATAGATCTTTCCGATATGGAAGGTGGAACATTCACCATCTCCAACGGAGGGATTTACGGTTCCATGATGTCCACTCCTATCCTGAACCCACCTCAGAGTGGAATTTTAGGACTTCATAATATTGTAAAACGTGCAGTAGTAGTGAACGATCAAATCGTGATCCGACCTATGATGTATGTTGCTCTTTCTTATGACCATAGAGTTGTGGATGGAAAAGAAGCAGTTACCTTCCTCGTAAAAGTAAAAGAAGCGATCGAAGATCCGACCCGCCTTCTTTTGGAAGTTTAA
- a CDS encoding MBL fold metallo-hydrolase: MEIFLYGVRGSIPAPLSNEEYREKVISILRLVAKSEGKAFSSPEEWFDGLPEPLNYVVGGNTTCVRIIGSSGVELVVDLGTGARVLGEDLVREKFGQGKGEASVFFTHTHWDHIHGIPFFKPLYIPGNKFTFYSPLEDLPERLKYQQEPRFFPIHFDHFGSERNFHRLEKGEVLEIGGVKIEWIALKHPGGSIAYKFTENGKSFIFATDAEYNGEDFPLIQEQKPFFKGADLLILDAQYTLDESFQKFDWGHTSYTMAVNCASSWEVKKLALTHHEPAYSDEILAIILDDARTHAENLGAKDLSIVLAREGMKFKLV; the protein is encoded by the coding sequence ATGGAAATCTTCTTGTACGGAGTCCGGGGCTCTATTCCTGCCCCCTTATCAAACGAGGAATACAGGGAGAAAGTAATTTCCATATTGAGACTTGTCGCCAAGTCGGAGGGAAAAGCTTTCTCTTCTCCCGAAGAATGGTTCGACGGGTTGCCTGAGCCTTTGAATTATGTGGTCGGCGGAAATACTACCTGCGTTCGGATCATTGGTTCTTCCGGGGTGGAGCTGGTTGTAGATCTCGGAACAGGTGCAAGAGTCCTGGGAGAGGATTTAGTCCGAGAAAAATTCGGGCAAGGAAAGGGAGAAGCTTCCGTATTTTTCACTCATACCCACTGGGATCATATCCATGGGATCCCGTTTTTCAAACCGTTATACATTCCTGGAAATAAGTTTACCTTCTATTCTCCCTTAGAAGATCTTCCCGAAAGATTAAAATACCAACAAGAGCCAAGATTTTTCCCAATCCATTTCGATCATTTTGGTTCAGAAAGAAATTTTCATAGGCTAGAAAAGGGAGAAGTCCTGGAAATCGGCGGAGTTAAGATAGAATGGATCGCTCTTAAACATCCCGGAGGCTCCATCGCTTACAAATTCACCGAAAATGGGAAAAGTTTTATTTTTGCCACTGACGCTGAGTATAATGGTGAGGATTTTCCTTTAATCCAAGAGCAAAAACCATTCTTTAAAGGTGCAGATCTTTTGATTTTGGACGCTCAGTACACTTTGGACGAATCCTTTCAAAAATTCGATTGGGGCCATACTTCTTATACAATGGCGGTTAATTGTGCTTCTTCTTGGGAGGTCAAAAAACTGGCTTTGACCCACCATGAACCTGCCTATTCTGACGAAATTTTAGCCATCATCTTGGATGACGCCAGAACCCATGCTGAAAATCTTGGAGCTAAGGACCTATCCATTGTACTGGCTAGAGAAGGAATGAAATTCAAACTCGTATGA
- a CDS encoding rhomboid family intramembrane serine protease, with the protein MASFSSGFGVSTSPLVRKLLILNIAIFGIEFLLSLIAPSVLLAILGLFGLTPGLVLEKFFGWQLLTYSFFHSPNMLIGFLFEMFAFWMFGSALESHWGARNFLRYFMFCIFGGGVATILASLFGFQQGTVLGISAVLYGLITAYALIWPNRELLFWGIFPIKAKYLAVLILLVLVLLGLQSGTPIANGIGGFAAGAIYFLYYTKVKYRFGIKFPSFSFSRWRQKRKMVRWQEEMKTREEAKEEVDRLLEKISKEGMNSLNKKEKKFLKEASSKYYEAKD; encoded by the coding sequence ATGGCGTCTTTCTCTAGCGGATTCGGTGTCTCAACCTCTCCCCTCGTTCGTAAACTTTTGATCTTAAATATAGCGATTTTCGGGATAGAGTTTCTTCTAAGCCTGATCGCCCCTTCTGTTCTTTTGGCCATCCTAGGGCTATTCGGACTGACTCCAGGACTCGTCCTAGAAAAGTTTTTCGGCTGGCAGTTACTGACTTACAGCTTCTTCCATTCCCCAAATATGTTAATCGGATTCTTATTCGAGATGTTCGCATTTTGGATGTTCGGCTCAGCACTTGAATCTCATTGGGGAGCCAGAAATTTTTTACGTTATTTTATGTTCTGTATCTTCGGAGGTGGGGTCGCAACGATACTCGCCTCTTTATTCGGATTCCAACAAGGGACAGTGCTTGGGATTTCCGCAGTTCTATACGGACTTATCACGGCTTACGCATTGATTTGGCCGAATAGAGAACTTTTGTTTTGGGGAATTTTCCCGATCAAAGCAAAATATCTGGCAGTTTTAATATTACTCGTCCTAGTACTTTTAGGACTACAATCAGGAACTCCAATTGCAAACGGAATAGGCGGCTTCGCTGCTGGAGCAATTTACTTTCTATATTATACTAAAGTAAAGTATAGATTCGGGATCAAATTCCCAAGCTTCTCTTTTTCCAGATGGAGACAAAAAAGAAAGATGGTTCGCTGGCAAGAAGAGATGAAAACCAGAGAAGAAGCAAAGGAAGAAGTTGATCGTCTTTTAGAAAAAATTTCTAAAGAAGGAATGAATTCTCTTAACAAAAAAGAGAAAAAATTCCTGAAAGAAGCTTCGAGTAAATATTACGAAGCGAAAGATTAA
- a CDS encoding acyltransferase family protein: MKFLFSKNESEIPALNGLRSISIFLVIIFHFWQGAEKFHLLNYPSQFIYQFLSSCRSGVDLFFILSGFLIYGGLLNENKKSGTIDLKLFYIKRTLRIMPGYYIFLLFSLFYAKAHLNLYSHVPNPTEEQLAVMSRLSNDIAGSWTDALYISNFFYHRLFQHGWSLSVEEQFYLVIPSLCLLLLFKLKDNIRRLAVLGIFAIPFLLRISYVLFGIDDRSIGLHTETRFDTIVSGMLIAELVSWKPEFFKIENRKVSLSYLIGFISIIFLSLGFLTDRTGIGAILNFTYFHIGYSALFILCLFEKSLANQFFSLSIFRPSARISYTMYLWHGLGIQIATGIMFGGKTTPYSWINFLLAESFTILVCFLICIPIFYITERPFLALRDYIVKRMKKKKNEAMVPN; this comes from the coding sequence TTGAAATTTTTATTCTCCAAAAACGAATCAGAAATACCTGCATTAAACGGTCTTAGATCCATTTCTATATTCTTAGTGATCATTTTTCATTTTTGGCAAGGAGCTGAAAAATTCCATCTACTTAACTATCCAAGCCAGTTCATCTATCAATTTCTTTCCAGCTGCAGAAGTGGAGTGGATCTTTTCTTTATCCTGAGCGGCTTTTTGATCTATGGAGGTCTATTAAATGAGAACAAAAAATCAGGCACAATAGATCTAAAACTTTTTTATATAAAAAGAACCCTAAGAATTATGCCTGGGTATTATATTTTTTTATTGTTCTCATTATTTTACGCAAAAGCTCATCTGAATCTTTATAGCCATGTGCCCAATCCTACGGAAGAACAACTAGCTGTGATGAGCCGGCTTTCGAATGATATTGCTGGCTCCTGGACTGATGCCTTATACATCTCCAATTTTTTTTATCATAGATTATTTCAGCATGGCTGGTCTCTATCTGTCGAAGAACAATTTTATTTAGTAATTCCTAGCTTATGTTTACTTTTACTTTTCAAACTAAAAGATAATATTCGCAGGCTTGCCGTATTAGGAATATTTGCAATTCCATTTTTATTAAGAATTTCTTATGTACTATTCGGAATAGACGATAGATCAATTGGACTTCATACTGAAACTAGATTCGATACGATAGTAAGCGGAATGTTAATCGCAGAATTAGTATCCTGGAAACCTGAATTTTTCAAAATAGAAAATCGAAAAGTTTCTCTTTCCTACCTGATTGGTTTCATTTCCATAATTTTTCTAAGTTTAGGATTTCTTACAGATAGGACCGGAATTGGAGCGATATTAAATTTTACTTATTTCCATATTGGATATTCTGCTTTATTTATATTATGTTTATTTGAAAAAAGTTTAGCTAATCAATTCTTCAGCCTCTCTATTTTCAGGCCTTCCGCAAGGATAAGTTATACTATGTATTTATGGCATGGCCTAGGTATTCAAATCGCAACAGGGATTATGTTTGGAGGAAAAACAACTCCATATAGCTGGATAAATTTCCTTTTAGCGGAAAGTTTCACTATTTTAGTGTGTTTTCTAATTTGCATCCCTATCTTCTACATAACCGAAAGACCTTTCTTAGCTCTTAGAGATTATATAGTCAAAAGAATGAAAAAAAAGAAAAACGAGGCAATGGTCCCTAACTAA
- the glyA gene encoding serine hydroxymethyltransferase — protein MKYLPQQDPEIFKALQAEDQRQEQNLEMIASENFVSRPVLEAYTSTLTNKYAEGYPGKRYYNGCVNADAVESLAIERAKKIFKAEYANVQPHSGAQANMAVFLATMEPGDSFLGMNLAHGGHLTHGSPVNISGKYYKPIPYGVDPKTETIDYDALASLAKEHKPKLIVAGASAYSRTIDFDKFAEIAKSVGAKLMADIAHISGLVATGYHPSPIDSFDYVTTTTHKTLRGPRGGLILSKLENEKVLNSRVFPGIQGGPLMHVIAAKAVAFGEALTPDYKKYIETVLANAKVLAEVFVKRGFRVVSGGTDNHLVLLDVSVKGLTGAKAADGLDEVGVTVNKNAIPFDKNPPAVASGIRLGTPALTTRGLKPADIEKVGNLICDFLDNPDDEKTKEKVRQGVKEITQQFPMTNFRLD, from the coding sequence ATGAAATACCTTCCCCAACAAGACCCCGAAATTTTCAAAGCATTACAAGCAGAAGACCAAAGACAGGAACAAAACCTGGAAATGATCGCTTCCGAAAACTTCGTGTCCAGACCAGTTCTGGAAGCTTATACTTCTACACTTACCAATAAATATGCGGAAGGATATCCTGGAAAAAGATATTATAATGGATGTGTAAACGCTGACGCAGTGGAGTCCCTGGCAATCGAGAGAGCCAAAAAGATCTTCAAAGCAGAATATGCAAACGTTCAGCCTCACTCCGGAGCTCAGGCAAATATGGCAGTCTTCTTAGCTACCATGGAACCTGGAGATTCTTTCTTAGGAATGAATCTGGCTCATGGAGGACATTTAACTCATGGTTCTCCTGTAAACATCAGTGGAAAATATTATAAACCAATCCCTTACGGCGTAGATCCTAAAACAGAAACAATCGATTATGATGCTCTTGCATCTCTTGCAAAAGAACATAAGCCTAAATTGATCGTGGCTGGTGCTTCTGCATATTCCAGAACAATCGATTTTGATAAGTTCGCAGAGATCGCAAAATCAGTAGGCGCAAAACTGATGGCAGATATCGCGCATATCTCCGGATTAGTCGCTACAGGTTATCATCCTTCTCCAATCGATAGCTTTGATTATGTTACTACTACCACTCATAAAACCCTTAGAGGACCAAGAGGAGGATTAATTCTTTCTAAATTAGAAAATGAGAAAGTATTAAACTCCAGAGTATTCCCTGGGATCCAAGGTGGGCCTTTAATGCATGTGATCGCTGCAAAAGCGGTAGCATTCGGAGAAGCTTTAACTCCTGATTATAAAAAATACATTGAAACAGTACTCGCAAACGCAAAAGTTTTGGCAGAAGTTTTTGTAAAGAGAGGGTTCAGAGTAGTTAGTGGCGGAACTGACAACCACTTAGTCCTACTTGATGTTTCCGTAAAAGGCCTAACCGGGGCAAAAGCAGCAGACGGATTGGACGAAGTTGGGGTCACAGTGAACAAAAACGCAATCCCATTTGACAAAAATCCTCCAGCTGTTGCTTCCGGAATTCGTTTAGGAACTCCTGCGCTCACTACTAGAGGCCTTAAACCTGCTGATATTGAAAAAGTAGGAAATCTAATCTGCGATTTCTTGGACAATCCGGACGACGAAAAAACCAAGGAAAAAGTTAGACAAGGTGTGAAAGAGATCACCCAACAATTCCCAATGACCAATTTTAGATTGGATTAA
- a CDS encoding lipoate--protein ligase family protein gives MYTFIIDQKSIRTPYYNLALEEAFAVQLVSGGYSGGVRFWEGPRSIIMGLSEKPELSAGKENIENFLTTFRKRQAPKKPSTTDPVYLARRASGGGTVVHEPGWNLNFSLFVSLETKPELYPVSNSYNIFLGLISSALNKQGLKTKCKGKSDLALELSPDVWKKISGNAQFRKKNCIVQHGTLILDSRLIPLVSDLLPHPPEEPEYRKGRAHEEFVTSLPASFSPGKFKQDLSLLFADYLGVEILGTEADPSFFRNVRKVADRLFQEKYSDLGYILGE, from the coding sequence GTGTATACTTTTATAATAGATCAAAAATCTATCAGGACACCTTATTATAATCTAGCTTTGGAAGAAGCTTTCGCAGTCCAATTAGTATCTGGAGGATATTCTGGAGGGGTTCGCTTTTGGGAAGGCCCCAGGTCCATCATAATGGGTCTCTCTGAAAAACCGGAACTAAGTGCAGGAAAAGAAAATATAGAAAACTTCCTGACAACATTCCGAAAAAGACAAGCTCCTAAAAAACCCTCTACAACAGATCCAGTGTATTTGGCCAGAAGAGCAAGCGGTGGCGGAACTGTTGTCCATGAGCCTGGATGGAATCTGAACTTCAGTCTTTTTGTTTCTTTGGAAACAAAACCTGAGCTATATCCTGTCTCTAACTCTTATAATATATTCTTAGGTCTGATATCTTCTGCTTTGAATAAACAAGGTCTCAAAACAAAATGTAAGGGTAAGTCGGACCTTGCCTTGGAGCTTTCTCCAGATGTTTGGAAAAAAATTTCGGGAAATGCTCAGTTCAGAAAGAAGAACTGCATCGTACAACATGGGACCTTGATTCTGGACTCCAGACTGATCCCCTTAGTGTCGGACCTCCTACCCCATCCTCCGGAAGAGCCCGAGTATAGAAAAGGTAGAGCTCATGAGGAATTTGTGACCTCCTTACCTGCCTCCTTTTCGCCAGGAAAATTCAAACAAGACCTTTCCCTTTTATTTGCGGATTATCTGGGGGTTGAAATCCTAGGTACCGAAGCAGATCCTTCCTTCTTTCGAAACGTTCGCAAAGTGGCAGATCGGCTGTTCCAGGAAAAATATTCAGATCTAGGCTATATTCTGGGAGAATGA
- a CDS encoding penicillin-binding protein 1A, with product MNLFSEGIHRATKTLLVLALLGGLFFGYIIAEVDEGGELAILASYQPTTPTRLYDINGVVYAELYRHKQQLLKYQDIPPHVIQAFLSVEDNNFFNHFGIDFSAILRAAAVNVISGRIKQGGSTLTQQLAKTVLNNRKKSFIRKFVEALFTLQIEQEYSKEEILEIYFNLIYLGHGTTGLASAADVYFHKDVSDLDVAEAALLARLPKAPVDYSPYKNPAASKRAHIEVLKLMASQGFVPSDKVQSIHDEFWEKYWPIVITQSPSQSTWGTKLNRAPHFTEFVRQRLLKELGEDRIYSGGLKIYTTLDIRKQEIAQDELRKALKKHDDLVSGVTVNYAGGADRGLVGLYNFIGSLFPVAPTFVSRLDDKANFRVALEKELIDSADVLSLLLPADNESAAFTEFQKRSAVFGKNLHVEGAAITIDHTNGYIETMVGGYEFTPKNQFNRAVQARRQTGSSFKPFVYGAAIAERVVGSGTGIMDAPLTTLTEEGEGWSPQDFDGDFQGMVPLSRALSMSLNIVSVQVLLRTGADAVIDFASRLTKADKSRFMPSPALALGIAELSPYEMAVGYSIIANKGRNVIPLSVRYVIDQSGNVIYNEELKVREELDKEAEDGSIQIISEGTAYILRKMLTMVAMGGTAANGLHSPDQGNYKGIAAGKTGSTSSFTNAWYCGFDPKLTTVIWLGFDKSSISLGRGQAAGVLAVPIWGKMYRRFYNGENYPTFEDEHGLDPQPEEVQGGGTCAYNGLSPKPGVCPVTQNLTLKPITVAGVTKSVQPNRQCDGDRDHHKSIDFREFLQLEYQISDEEIGKTERKFKPQAD from the coding sequence ATGAATCTATTTAGCGAAGGAATTCACAGAGCTACAAAAACACTTTTGGTATTAGCCTTACTAGGCGGTCTATTTTTCGGATACATTATCGCAGAAGTGGATGAGGGAGGGGAGCTTGCAATTCTTGCTTCCTACCAGCCAACTACTCCAACTCGTTTATATGATATCAATGGTGTGGTGTATGCAGAGTTGTATCGCCATAAACAACAACTTCTAAAATACCAAGATATTCCTCCTCATGTGATACAAGCATTCCTTTCGGTAGAAGATAATAATTTTTTCAATCACTTTGGGATAGATTTCTCTGCAATCCTTCGCGCGGCAGCAGTCAATGTGATCTCAGGAAGGATCAAACAGGGTGGATCCACTCTTACTCAACAGTTAGCCAAAACTGTTTTAAATAACCGGAAAAAATCTTTTATTCGTAAATTCGTAGAAGCTCTGTTTACTCTTCAGATCGAACAAGAATATTCTAAAGAAGAAATATTAGAAATTTATTTTAACTTAATATACCTAGGACATGGAACGACAGGTCTTGCTTCTGCAGCAGATGTGTATTTTCATAAGGATGTTTCTGACTTAGATGTGGCAGAGGCTGCACTTCTTGCAAGACTCCCTAAGGCTCCTGTAGATTATTCTCCTTATAAAAATCCGGCGGCTTCTAAAAGAGCTCATATAGAAGTTCTTAAACTTATGGCTTCTCAGGGATTTGTTCCGAGTGATAAGGTCCAAAGCATCCATGATGAATTCTGGGAAAAATACTGGCCGATCGTAATTACTCAATCTCCTTCTCAATCTACTTGGGGTACCAAGCTGAACAGGGCTCCCCATTTTACTGAATTTGTAAGACAGAGATTATTAAAGGAATTGGGAGAAGATCGGATTTATAGTGGTGGTCTTAAAATTTACACCACTCTGGATATCCGTAAACAGGAAATCGCTCAAGACGAACTTCGTAAGGCTCTCAAAAAACACGATGACCTGGTTTCAGGTGTAACAGTAAATTATGCTGGTGGTGCGGATCGAGGACTTGTCGGACTTTATAATTTTATTGGTTCCTTATTCCCTGTGGCTCCTACTTTTGTAAGCCGTTTGGATGATAAGGCCAACTTCAGAGTTGCACTCGAAAAAGAACTTATCGATTCAGCAGATGTTCTCAGTTTACTTCTTCCTGCAGATAATGAATCTGCTGCATTCACTGAATTCCAGAAAAGATCGGCGGTATTCGGTAAAAACCTTCACGTAGAAGGTGCTGCTATCACAATAGATCATACCAATGGCTATATAGAAACTATGGTCGGAGGTTATGAATTCACTCCTAAAAACCAATTTAACCGCGCAGTCCAAGCGAGAAGACAGACTGGATCTTCTTTCAAACCTTTCGTGTATGGTGCTGCGATTGCGGAAAGAGTCGTCGGGTCCGGAACAGGGATCATGGATGCCCCACTCACTACCTTAACGGAAGAAGGAGAAGGTTGGTCTCCTCAGGATTTCGACGGAGATTTCCAAGGGATGGTTCCTCTTTCTAGAGCTCTTTCCATGTCCTTAAATATCGTTTCCGTTCAGGTTCTTTTGAGAACCGGAGCCGATGCTGTTATAGATTTTGCTTCTCGCTTAACAAAAGCTGATAAGAGCAGATTTATGCCAAGCCCTGCACTTGCTTTAGGAATTGCTGAACTTTCTCCTTACGAAATGGCAGTGGGATATTCTATTATCGCAAATAAGGGAAGAAATGTGATCCCACTTTCTGTTCGATATGTGATCGATCAGTCAGGAAATGTAATTTATAACGAAGAACTAAAAGTTCGAGAAGAATTAGATAAAGAAGCAGAAGACGGTTCTATCCAAATCATCAGCGAAGGAACAGCCTATATTCTTCGTAAAATGTTAACCATGGTTGCTATGGGAGGGACTGCCGCAAACGGACTCCATTCTCCTGACCAAGGAAATTACAAAGGAATTGCTGCTGGAAAAACAGGATCCACTTCTTCTTTTACAAATGCATGGTACTGCGGATTCGATCCAAAATTAACCACTGTCATTTGGCTTGGATTTGATAAGAGTTCTATCTCACTCGGAAGAGGTCAGGCTGCAGGAGTTCTTGCGGTTCCTATTTGGGGAAAAATGTACCGTCGTTTTTATAACGGTGAAAATTATCCTACTTTCGAGGATGAGCATGGTCTGGATCCGCAGCCTGAAGAAGTGCAAGGTGGAGGAACCTGTGCGTATAATGGATTGTCTCCTAAACCGGGAGTATGTCCTGTTACCCAGAACTTGACTTTAAAGCCGATTACAGTGGCTGGTGTGACAAAATCGGTCCAACCGAATCGCCAATGCGACGGAGATCGGGACCATCATAAGTCAATAGATTTTAGAGAATTCCTGCAATTGGAATACCAGATCAGCGACGAAGAGATCGGAAAAACGGAACGTAAATTTAAACCGCAAGCGGACTAA
- a CDS encoding Pycsar system effector family protein gives MESDHFKTVRARSAVDYLFRTVHQHHSQLSQMADQKANILIAASFVILSLSLGYVQRPTYRTGLLTLMVFIVIAASLAILAVMPTFKQKKNGKDNPLFFGHFAPLSEKEFMTKMEGIASEDSSLYEALTRDLYQLGKSLYFTKYRYLRWSYRCLLVGVTSSMILIFLEIKGIIQ, from the coding sequence ATGGAATCAGATCATTTCAAAACGGTCCGCGCACGCTCTGCGGTAGATTATCTTTTTAGGACCGTTCACCAACATCATTCTCAACTCAGCCAGATGGCCGACCAAAAGGCGAATATTCTGATCGCTGCATCCTTTGTAATACTTTCGCTTTCCTTAGGTTATGTCCAGAGACCTACTTACAGAACAGGTCTACTGACCCTGATGGTATTTATTGTAATTGCGGCAAGCTTGGCTATACTTGCAGTGATGCCTACATTCAAACAGAAGAAGAATGGCAAAGATAATCCTTTGTTTTTCGGACATTTCGCTCCTTTAAGCGAAAAAGAATTTATGACTAAGATGGAAGGGATTGCTTCCGAAGATTCTTCTTTGTATGAAGCTCTGACTCGAGATCTATATCAGTTGGGAAAATCTCTCTACTTTACAAAATATAGATATTTAAGATGGAGTTATCGCTGCCTTTTAGTGGGTGTTACTTCTTCTATGATATTAATATTCCTGGAAATTAAAGGAATTATCCAATAA
- a CDS encoding SGNH/GDSL hydrolase family protein: MNIIYLQKKLGLLSFLSKAGGVFNRFSVFVLAMSLLLGACVIDQDTQSKRSKLYKPSFALFGDSISAFWPVEEQFPEFETYKKAFPGRRTYEIQEAAKNETGRYRSCMLNGGVNDFLNQPEPSWEEVDATVQRQLQTLEILNDHCDYIIVLNVWTVQVPWPVKAASMINLEMKKKVTFLPRIDPEDLIHSEMLLDGGHLTDEGYGVLSQRVREYLRASLPEFWLQYL, translated from the coding sequence ATGAATATAATTTATTTACAAAAGAAGTTAGGACTTCTTTCTTTCCTCTCGAAAGCCGGGGGAGTTTTTAATCGGTTTTCAGTTTTTGTTTTGGCCATGTCTCTTTTATTAGGGGCGTGTGTCATAGATCAAGATACTCAGTCCAAAAGATCCAAATTATACAAACCTAGCTTTGCTCTTTTCGGGGATAGTATCTCTGCTTTTTGGCCTGTCGAAGAACAGTTCCCTGAATTCGAGACTTATAAGAAAGCGTTTCCGGGTAGAAGGACCTACGAGATCCAAGAGGCCGCTAAAAATGAAACAGGAAGATACAGATCCTGTATGTTGAACGGCGGAGTAAATGATTTCCTCAATCAGCCAGAACCTAGTTGGGAAGAGGTCGATGCGACAGTTCAACGTCAACTTCAGACATTGGAAATATTAAACGACCATTGTGACTATATTATCGTTCTGAATGTGTGGACCGTGCAAGTTCCTTGGCCCGTGAAGGCTGCGTCTATGATCAACTTGGAAATGAAGAAGAAGGTCACCTTCTTACCTAGGATCGATCCTGAGGATCTAATCCATAGTGAGATGTTATTGGACGGTGGTCACCTCACAGACGAAGGATACGGGGTTCTTTCCCAAAGAGTGAGAGAATATTTAAGAGCTAGTTTACCTGAATTCTGGTTACAATATCTATGA